One window of Candidatus Nanopelagicales bacterium genomic DNA carries:
- a CDS encoding isochorismate synthase: protein MPNSRPIRTRALAAPVDLLDTPWRQTPTVAWVRNGEGMVGFGVAASAQFRGAERFSRAQRWVSQWLAQAQVHDSSGVVGAGPVAFASFTFDDAADESVVVIPRTLVGSRGSMSWRTDVWSHDDVDPPFIATPTGLGDLVDEPRESPFPAVTWDDDTASASRWTAAVDEAVKRIAAGELDKVVLARELRARFDGPVPLEVVLRRLGQRYPECWTFHIQGLVGATPELLVRRSRDNVMSRVLAGSIAATTSSRTDSAAARVLKASSKDLDEHDYAVRSVAHALAVHCTDLSVPDEPSVLRLANVQHLATDVTGSLADGSSALVLAASLHPTAAICGTPTERASAVIGELEDIDRGRYSGPVGWFDANGDGEFAIALRCAQFDDDLQTARLFAGCGLVADSDSQAELRESEVKLAAMRAALS, encoded by the coding sequence GTGCCCAATTCCCGACCGATCCGGACCCGCGCACTCGCCGCCCCGGTCGACCTCCTGGACACGCCATGGCGCCAGACCCCGACCGTCGCGTGGGTCCGAAATGGCGAGGGCATGGTCGGTTTCGGGGTGGCCGCATCGGCTCAGTTCCGAGGTGCGGAACGGTTCAGCCGGGCCCAGCGGTGGGTCAGCCAGTGGTTGGCCCAAGCCCAGGTCCACGACTCGTCGGGAGTGGTCGGTGCGGGCCCCGTCGCTTTCGCCTCCTTCACCTTCGATGACGCGGCGGACGAGTCCGTGGTCGTGATCCCGCGGACACTCGTCGGGTCGCGGGGCTCGATGTCTTGGCGCACGGACGTGTGGTCGCACGACGATGTCGACCCCCCGTTCATCGCCACGCCCACGGGACTCGGCGATCTGGTCGACGAACCACGCGAGTCCCCTTTCCCGGCTGTCACTTGGGACGACGACACGGCGTCGGCCTCCCGATGGACCGCTGCGGTCGACGAAGCCGTCAAACGCATTGCCGCGGGTGAGCTGGACAAGGTTGTCCTGGCCCGTGAGTTGCGCGCCCGGTTCGATGGTCCGGTCCCGTTGGAGGTCGTGCTGCGGCGACTCGGCCAGCGGTATCCCGAGTGCTGGACGTTTCACATCCAAGGACTGGTCGGCGCCACTCCGGAGCTCCTGGTGCGGCGTTCCCGCGACAACGTCATGTCCCGCGTACTGGCGGGGTCGATCGCCGCGACCACATCGAGTCGCACAGACTCGGCCGCGGCCCGGGTACTGAAGGCAAGCAGCAAGGACCTCGACGAACACGACTACGCAGTCCGCTCGGTGGCGCACGCTCTCGCGGTCCACTGCACGGATCTGTCCGTGCCGGATGAGCCGTCCGTGCTGCGTCTCGCCAACGTGCAGCACCTCGCCACTGACGTCACCGGGAGTCTGGCGGACGGGTCGAGTGCACTGGTCTTGGCCGCGAGCCTGCACCCCACCGCCGCCATCTGTGGGACTCCCACCGAACGGGCGAGTGCGGTCATCGGTGAGTTGGAGGACATCGACCGCGGCCGCTACAGCGGTCCGGTCGGGTGGTTCGATGCCAACGGCGACGGGGAGTTCGCGATCGCCTTGCGATGCGCGCAGTTCGACGATGACCTGCAGACAGCGCGCCTGTTCGCGGGGTGCGGACTGGTGGCCGACTCGGACAGTCAAGCAGAGCTGCGGGAGTCAGAGGTCAAGTTGGCGGCGATGCGCGCCGCCTTGTCCTGA
- a CDS encoding NADH-quinone oxidoreductase subunit B family protein, giving the protein MGLEEKLPSGFLLTTVQGVAGYARKGSLWPATFGLACCAIEMMATGAGRYDLARFGMEVFRPSPRQADLMIVAGRVSQKMAPVLRQIYDQMPNPKWVIAMGACASSGGMFNNYAVVQGVDHVVPVDIYLPGCPPRPEMLQDAILKLHDQIQHTKLGANREVEVRELEAAALTAEPTSDMKGLLR; this is encoded by the coding sequence ATGGGTCTGGAAGAGAAGCTCCCCTCCGGTTTTCTGCTGACCACAGTCCAAGGGGTCGCAGGGTATGCGCGCAAAGGGTCTCTTTGGCCGGCCACCTTCGGCCTCGCCTGCTGTGCCATCGAGATGATGGCCACCGGAGCCGGCCGCTACGACCTCGCCCGGTTCGGCATGGAGGTCTTCCGCCCTTCTCCCCGGCAGGCGGATCTGATGATCGTCGCCGGTCGGGTCAGCCAGAAGATGGCGCCGGTGCTGCGTCAGATCTACGACCAGATGCCCAACCCCAAGTGGGTCATCGCCATGGGTGCCTGCGCGTCGAGTGGGGGCATGTTCAACAACTACGCGGTCGTCCAAGGTGTCGACCATGTGGTCCCGGTCGACATCTACCTGCCGGGTTGTCCCCCCCGCCCCGAGATGCTGCAGGACGCGATCCTCAAGCTTCACGACCAGATCCAGCACACCAAGCTCGGTGCCAACCGCGAAGTCGAGGTCAGGGAACTCGAAGCCGCTGCTCTCACGGCCGAACCGACGTCCGACATGAAGGGGCTGCTGCGGTGA
- a CDS encoding thiamine pyrophosphate-binding protein — protein MCTSGTAVANLMPAAVEARYAGVPLVIVTADRPPELRGRGASQTIDQVGFFDHVVVGSRDLAVPEDAEWSASPVVDLVQMAVRTRAPVHLNIPFRPPLVGALERSHSASPPGAITALAATSSSNSAAPDPEVTRRSAPALAGAARGAFLVGDLDVGDDGVRRWIHDVADECGWPIVAEASSGMLGQPGVVPGGTAMLSDPVRREQLRADLVVTVGPFGLDRGVLAWVRSAQRHVAIRLRPRTDPPDPLATAEVVVDHIPSLTAVTPDPSWRSAWNHDVPAPLLSWSPEAVAATVWRQMERDDLLVVASSTAVRALAAAARGPGPKVIANRGANGIDGLVSTAWGAADVCSGRTVALLGDLAFLHDTNGLLVPAAEPRPDLTFVVVDNNGGGIFASLEQGAAQYADTFERVFATPHDRDLVDILAAHQVPAGVVTDTDTLADALTGGSGVRAVVARLPRGQF, from the coding sequence ATGTGTACGTCCGGCACGGCGGTGGCAAACCTCATGCCCGCCGCGGTCGAGGCCCGCTATGCAGGGGTCCCTCTGGTGATCGTCACTGCCGACCGCCCTCCGGAACTGCGCGGTCGCGGTGCCAGTCAGACCATCGATCAGGTCGGATTCTTTGACCACGTCGTCGTCGGATCGCGGGACCTGGCTGTCCCAGAAGATGCTGAATGGTCGGCCTCGCCGGTGGTGGACCTGGTACAGATGGCCGTGCGCACTCGGGCGCCCGTGCACCTGAACATCCCCTTCCGGCCCCCGTTGGTCGGGGCGCTGGAACGCTCGCATAGCGCCTCGCCGCCGGGAGCGATCACAGCACTAGCGGCGACTTCTTCCTCCAATTCCGCAGCACCTGACCCGGAAGTGACTCGTCGGTCGGCGCCCGCTCTGGCGGGTGCAGCGCGGGGAGCGTTCCTCGTCGGCGATCTCGATGTCGGCGATGACGGCGTCCGCCGCTGGATCCACGACGTCGCCGACGAGTGTGGCTGGCCGATCGTGGCCGAGGCATCGTCGGGCATGCTCGGTCAGCCGGGCGTTGTCCCGGGGGGGACAGCGATGTTGTCCGACCCGGTCCGCCGCGAGCAACTGCGCGCTGATCTCGTCGTCACGGTCGGACCCTTCGGTCTCGACCGTGGCGTGCTGGCCTGGGTGCGGTCAGCCCAGCGTCACGTCGCGATCCGATTGCGGCCCCGAACCGACCCGCCGGACCCGTTGGCCACAGCCGAGGTCGTGGTGGATCACATCCCCTCACTGACCGCGGTGACTCCTGACCCATCCTGGCGGTCTGCGTGGAACCACGACGTGCCGGCTCCACTACTGTCGTGGTCCCCCGAGGCGGTCGCCGCGACGGTGTGGCGGCAGATGGAACGCGACGATCTCCTCGTCGTGGCGTCGTCGACGGCTGTCCGTGCGCTGGCTGCGGCTGCGCGGGGACCCGGTCCCAAAGTCATCGCCAACCGGGGCGCCAACGGGATCGACGGGCTGGTCAGCACCGCCTGGGGTGCGGCGGACGTGTGCTCCGGGCGCACAGTGGCGCTGCTCGGCGACCTTGCCTTCCTGCACGACACCAACGGACTGCTCGTGCCCGCAGCGGAGCCGAGACCCGACCTGACCTTCGTCGTCGTCGACAACAATGGCGGTGGGATCTTCGCAAGCCTGGAGCAGGGTGCGGCGCAGTACGCCGACACCTTCGAACGGGTCTTCGCCACGCCGCACGATCGAGACCTGGTGGACATTCTCGCCGCGCATCAGGTGCCTGCCGGTGTGGTGACCGACACCGACACCCTCGCCGATGCGCTGACAGGGGGATCCGGTGTAAGGGCTGTGGTTGCCCGACTGCCCCGCGGTCAGTTCTGA
- a CDS encoding enolase C-terminal domain-like protein, whose amino-acid sequence MTSLPRNGATLAQSGIPLLLPATPFAVPFAASFRGLNQREGVLIEGPAGWGEFAPFADYGPEQDARWLAAAIEAAVTPQALPEVVVPVNAILPDVPDTQLPSAVQELLTQTGCQVVKLKVGARPVAADIARVAAAAAAAADVVPGVRWRLDGNGLLDPRQAGELSRTIRSEQVVIDYFEQPCRTVAELEQFRTLDPEVRVAVDETIRRDRDFSAVAHVADVAVVKVAPLGGVRQAARVIAELPVPVVVSGAAESSVGATRDARLAAALPDTGLVHGLGTGTLLADDLVTRPLLPSGGVVSALPVEVSPSALARATGRLDADRQAQWRDRLDRAWRVGLEHGLFHHEDLAELGVTA is encoded by the coding sequence ATGACCTCGTTGCCGCGGAACGGGGCCACCCTCGCGCAGAGCGGGATTCCCCTCCTGCTGCCGGCAACGCCATTCGCAGTGCCGTTCGCCGCCTCATTCCGCGGATTGAACCAGCGCGAGGGGGTGCTGATCGAGGGCCCGGCGGGATGGGGCGAGTTCGCCCCCTTCGCCGACTACGGCCCCGAACAGGACGCCCGGTGGCTCGCGGCCGCGATCGAGGCGGCTGTCACGCCCCAGGCACTGCCGGAGGTTGTCGTTCCAGTCAACGCCATCCTCCCGGACGTGCCGGACACCCAACTGCCCAGCGCCGTCCAGGAGTTGCTGACTCAGACCGGATGTCAGGTGGTGAAGCTCAAGGTGGGCGCGCGCCCGGTCGCGGCCGACATAGCCCGTGTCGCGGCTGCGGCTGCCGCCGCCGCTGACGTCGTGCCAGGTGTGCGTTGGCGGCTGGACGGCAATGGCCTGCTGGATCCGCGGCAGGCGGGCGAGCTGTCCCGCACGATCCGTTCCGAACAGGTAGTCATTGACTACTTCGAGCAACCGTGCCGTACGGTCGCCGAACTGGAGCAGTTTCGCACGTTGGACCCGGAGGTTCGGGTGGCCGTCGACGAGACGATCCGCCGCGATCGGGACTTCTCGGCCGTTGCTCACGTTGCCGATGTCGCAGTTGTGAAGGTGGCCCCTCTAGGCGGAGTCCGGCAGGCGGCGCGGGTGATTGCGGAGCTTCCGGTGCCGGTGGTGGTCAGCGGCGCCGCCGAATCATCCGTGGGAGCCACGCGGGATGCCCGATTGGCTGCGGCCCTTCCCGATACCGGATTGGTCCACGGGCTGGGCACGGGAACGTTGCTGGCCGACGACCTCGTCACGCGGCCGCTGCTCCCTAGCGGCGGTGTGGTGTCGGCGCTCCCCGTCGAGGTGTCGCCCTCGGCCCTCGCCCGAGCTACGGGGAGGCTGGACGCAGATCGCCAAGCGCAGTGGCGAGACCGTCTCGATCGAGCTTGGCGAGTGGGTCTCGAGCATGGACTGTTCCATCACGAGGACCTAGCGGAACTGGGCGTGACAGCGTGA
- a CDS encoding NADH-quinone oxidoreductase subunit A: MNVYIPLLTLAGLAALFALFSITMASLTGPKRYNRAKVDAYECGIEPTPQPVGGGKFPVKYYLTAMMFIIFDIEIVFLYPWAVYFDALGMFGFLAMLLFLINLTIPYVYEWRRGGLDWD, from the coding sequence GTGAACGTCTACATCCCCTTGCTGACGCTGGCGGGACTGGCGGCTCTGTTCGCGCTGTTTTCGATCACGATGGCCTCGCTCACGGGCCCCAAGCGATACAACCGCGCCAAGGTCGACGCCTACGAATGCGGGATCGAACCCACGCCCCAGCCGGTGGGTGGCGGCAAGTTCCCGGTGAAGTACTACCTGACGGCGATGATGTTCATCATCTTCGACATCGAGATCGTCTTCCTGTACCCGTGGGCGGTGTACTTCGACGCGCTCGGCATGTTCGGGTTCCTCGCCATGCTGCTGTTCTTGATCAACCTCACGATTCCCTACGTGTACGAATGGCGCCGCGGCGGATTGGACTGGGACTGA
- the nuoE gene encoding NADH-quinone oxidoreductase subunit NuoE yields MPLTDQTAAECRELAARYPQARSALLPMLHLVQSEAGMITSAGIELCAEVLDLTTAEVTAVATFYTMYRQHSPGGTHHIGVCVNTGCGLLGGDAVYDALAQRLGVGHNETTDDGQFTLERIECQAACTHAPVMTVDWEYFDRTTVAEAMRVIDELQAGNEVTPTRGPVVRGWRATERTVAGIDDGLADEGGGADALMLAGLDVAKERGMTAPGKAD; encoded by the coding sequence ATGCCGTTGACCGATCAGACTGCTGCGGAGTGCCGTGAACTCGCGGCGCGCTACCCGCAAGCCCGGTCCGCGTTGTTGCCGATGCTCCATCTGGTGCAGTCCGAAGCCGGCATGATCACGTCAGCCGGGATCGAGTTGTGCGCCGAGGTTCTGGACCTGACCACTGCCGAGGTCACGGCTGTTGCCACGTTCTACACGATGTACCGGCAGCACAGTCCCGGGGGGACCCACCACATCGGTGTCTGCGTCAACACCGGGTGCGGCTTGCTCGGAGGAGACGCCGTCTACGACGCACTGGCACAGCGACTCGGTGTGGGCCACAACGAGACCACGGATGACGGTCAGTTCACCCTTGAGCGCATCGAATGCCAAGCGGCCTGCACCCATGCACCGGTCATGACCGTGGACTGGGAGTACTTCGACCGCACGACCGTCGCCGAAGCGATGCGGGTCATCGACGAACTCCAGGCCGGTAACGAGGTCACCCCGACCCGCGGGCCGGTGGTGCGCGGATGGCGGGCGACCGAGCGCACTGTCGCCGGCATCGATGACGGTTTGGCCGACGAAGGTGGCGGAGCCGACGCGCTCATGCTCGCCGGGCTCGACGTGGCCAAGGAGCGGGGCATGACCGCCCCCGGGAAGGCGGACTGA
- the nuoF gene encoding NADH-quinone oxidoreductase subunit NuoF, whose product MPLTPVLTAHWDEPDSYTIDAYRRHGGYTAVAQALRTDPDEVIATVKDSGLRGRGGAGFPTGLKWSFVPQNDGKPHYLVVNGDESEPGACKDIPLLLANPHALVEGIIITCWAIRSNHAFIYVRGEVPQPIRRIRRAVEEARAAGLVGTNILGSGLDLDIVVHGGAGAYICGEETALLDSLEGRRGQPRLKPPFPAVAGLYASPTVVNNVETISSVPSIIANGSAWFRQMGTEKSPGFKVWAVSGHVNRPGIYEAPLGITMRELLDYAGGMRDNRKVKFWLPGGSSVPMLVEEHLDTPMTYEDMAAAGSMLGTGTPMLFDDTTSVVKAVTRWLEFYKHESCGKCTPCREGTFWITGSLKKFEEGQGEAAQVDTLVELCNQIMGRSFCALGDAAATPYPAALKYFRAEFEAALTQSADDAFDPTATMVIPSPSKTDASLSGVGA is encoded by the coding sequence ATGCCCCTCACTCCGGTGCTCACGGCACATTGGGACGAACCTGATTCCTACACGATCGACGCCTATCGGCGCCACGGCGGGTACACGGCCGTTGCCCAGGCGCTGCGCACCGACCCCGACGAGGTCATCGCCACTGTCAAAGACTCCGGACTGCGGGGCAGAGGTGGTGCGGGATTCCCCACCGGACTGAAATGGAGTTTCGTTCCGCAGAACGACGGCAAACCCCACTATCTCGTCGTCAATGGCGACGAATCCGAGCCTGGCGCCTGCAAGGACATCCCCCTGCTGTTGGCCAACCCGCACGCACTTGTCGAAGGCATCATCATCACGTGCTGGGCGATCCGTTCGAACCACGCCTTCATCTACGTCCGAGGCGAGGTGCCCCAGCCGATCCGTCGGATTCGCCGTGCGGTCGAGGAGGCGCGTGCCGCGGGCCTCGTCGGAACCAACATCCTGGGTTCCGGACTGGACCTCGACATCGTGGTTCACGGCGGTGCCGGGGCTTACATCTGTGGTGAAGAGACCGCGCTGTTGGACTCCCTCGAAGGGCGTCGTGGCCAGCCGCGGCTCAAGCCCCCGTTCCCGGCCGTGGCCGGCCTGTACGCATCGCCCACCGTGGTCAACAACGTCGAGACGATCTCGTCGGTGCCGTCGATCATCGCCAACGGGTCCGCCTGGTTCCGCCAGATGGGTACCGAGAAATCGCCGGGCTTCAAGGTGTGGGCAGTCTCCGGGCATGTCAATCGGCCGGGCATCTACGAAGCTCCCCTCGGCATCACGATGCGCGAACTGCTCGACTACGCCGGTGGGATGCGCGACAACCGAAAGGTCAAGTTCTGGCTCCCCGGTGGGTCGTCGGTGCCGATGCTGGTCGAGGAGCATCTGGACACCCCGATGACCTATGAGGACATGGCCGCGGCGGGCAGCATGCTGGGCACCGGTACGCCCATGTTGTTCGACGACACCACCAGCGTGGTCAAGGCCGTCACCAGATGGCTGGAGTTCTACAAGCACGAATCATGTGGCAAGTGCACTCCCTGTCGCGAGGGAACATTCTGGATCACGGGCAGCCTCAAGAAGTTCGAAGAGGGCCAGGGCGAGGCGGCCCAGGTCGACACACTGGTCGAGTTGTGCAACCAGATCATGGGTCGGTCCTTCTGCGCCTTGGGCGACGCCGCGGCGACTCCCTACCCGGCTGCCCTGAAGTACTTCCGAGCGGAGTTCGAGGCGGCGCTGACGCAATCCGCCGACGACGCTTTCGACCCGACCGCCACCATGGTCATCCCCAGCCCGAGCAAGACCGACGCCAGTTTGAGTGGGGTGGGTGCATGA
- a CDS encoding NADH-quinone oxidoreductase subunit C — translation MTDEPQVESTTGADLAAPFDQSPEVVGVRRGSFGVSGSGDTSGFGGLVEPIVWPAPASRPFGEPWDHVTDEIELSLADRGLPATDAVERIVIDRGEITYYVRREHLVAFATMLRDEPSLRFEWLSGVSGVHYPDQKGRELHAVYEFRSITHARRIRVEVTCPDGDPHIPSIVAVYPTNDWHERETYDFFGIEFDGHPALTRIEMPDDWVGHPQRKDYSLNGIPVEYKGATVPPPNERRSYN, via the coding sequence GTGACCGACGAACCCCAGGTGGAGTCCACCACCGGCGCCGACCTCGCCGCTCCTTTCGATCAGTCACCCGAGGTCGTCGGGGTGCGACGCGGTTCGTTCGGGGTCTCCGGATCGGGGGACACCAGCGGTTTCGGTGGGCTCGTCGAGCCGATCGTGTGGCCCGCGCCCGCCAGTCGGCCCTTCGGCGAGCCATGGGATCACGTCACCGACGAGATCGAGTTGTCGCTGGCCGACCGTGGGCTGCCCGCCACCGACGCGGTCGAACGTATCGTCATCGACCGGGGCGAGATCACGTACTACGTGCGCCGGGAGCACCTCGTCGCCTTCGCCACTATGTTGCGAGACGAGCCCTCGCTACGGTTCGAGTGGTTGTCCGGAGTCTCCGGCGTGCACTACCCGGACCAGAAGGGCCGTGAGTTGCACGCGGTCTACGAGTTCCGGTCGATCACTCACGCACGCCGAATCCGCGTCGAAGTGACCTGTCCGGACGGCGACCCCCACATCCCGTCCATCGTCGCGGTGTATCCGACCAACGACTGGCATGAGCGCGAGACCTACGACTTCTTCGGGATCGAGTTCGACGGTCACCCCGCGTTGACCCGAATCGAGATGCCCGACGACTGGGTCGGCCATCCGCAGCGCAAGGACTACTCGCTCAACGGCATCCCCGTGGAATACAAAGGCGCCACCGTGCCGCCGCCGAACGAGCGGAGGAGCTACAACTGA
- a CDS encoding demethylmenaquinone methyltransferase — MTRADLDKDPRAVAAMFDGVARRYDITNDVLSFGQTARWRHQVTDALQPLAGAIVLDLAAGTGTSSTPLIAGGARVVSCDFSIGMLQQGRRRYPAQTFVAGDALALPFADNSFDAVTISFGLRNLTDSKQGLREMARVTKPGGSLIVCEFSTPTWAPFRTLYLEYLMKALPAVAGTTSSNPEAYVYLADSIRAWPDQRQLAEVIAASGWRDVRYRNLSGGIVALHRARSS; from the coding sequence GTGACTCGAGCCGACCTCGACAAGGACCCGCGGGCGGTGGCCGCCATGTTCGACGGGGTCGCCCGGCGCTACGACATCACCAACGACGTCCTGTCGTTCGGGCAGACGGCTCGTTGGCGCCACCAGGTCACCGACGCTCTGCAACCTCTGGCGGGCGCGATTGTCCTCGACCTCGCGGCGGGCACCGGAACGAGCAGTACACCGCTCATCGCCGGAGGGGCGCGCGTGGTGTCGTGCGACTTCTCGATCGGGATGCTGCAACAGGGCCGGCGCCGGTACCCGGCCCAGACGTTCGTCGCGGGCGACGCGCTGGCGCTGCCGTTCGCCGACAACTCCTTCGACGCGGTCACGATCTCCTTCGGGCTGCGCAACCTCACCGATTCGAAGCAGGGCCTACGCGAGATGGCCCGGGTGACCAAACCGGGGGGGAGTCTGATCGTCTGCGAGTTCAGTACGCCCACGTGGGCTCCGTTTCGGACCCTGTACCTGGAGTACCTGATGAAGGCGCTGCCGGCAGTGGCAGGCACGACCTCGTCGAACCCCGAGGCCTACGTGTACCTGGCCGACTCGATTCGAGCCTGGCCCGACCAGCGACAGCTGGCCGAGGTCATCGCCGCGAGCGGATGGCGCGACGTCCGATACCGCAACCTGTCCGGCGGGATCGTGGCGCTGCACCGGGCCAGGTCGTCGTGA
- a CDS encoding NADH-quinone oxidoreductase subunit D — translation MRVILMELNRVASHLVALATGGLELGALTAMIFGFRERELILDLFEMITGLRMNHAFIRPGGVAQDLPDGAEKQIAETVALVRKRLKDTADLLVDNGIWMGRTVGIGYMDLQACMALGMSGPVLRATGLPHDLRKSDPYCGYENYEFEVATATTCDVYGRFLIRIAEMHQSLNIVDQALDRLKPGPVMVADKKIAWPSQLAIGHDGQGNSLEHIRHIMGESMEALIHHFKLVTEGFRVPVGQVYSAVESPRGELGVHMVSDGGTRPYRVHYRDPSFANLQAVPIMCEGGMVADVVAAVASIDPVMGGVDR, via the coding sequence ATCCGCGTCATCCTGATGGAACTCAACCGGGTCGCCTCGCATTTGGTGGCGCTCGCGACCGGGGGTCTCGAACTAGGTGCCCTGACGGCCATGATCTTCGGATTCCGCGAACGGGAGTTGATCCTCGACCTGTTCGAGATGATCACCGGTCTGCGCATGAACCACGCGTTCATCCGTCCGGGCGGGGTCGCGCAGGACCTTCCCGACGGCGCCGAGAAGCAGATCGCCGAGACCGTTGCCCTGGTCCGCAAACGACTGAAGGACACCGCCGACCTGTTGGTGGACAACGGCATCTGGATGGGCCGCACCGTAGGAATCGGCTACATGGACCTGCAGGCGTGCATGGCGCTGGGCATGTCGGGGCCAGTGCTCCGGGCGACGGGGCTGCCGCACGATCTGCGCAAGTCCGACCCCTACTGCGGTTACGAGAACTATGAGTTCGAGGTGGCGACTGCGACGACATGCGACGTCTACGGCCGGTTCCTGATCCGTATCGCGGAGATGCACCAGTCCCTGAACATCGTCGACCAGGCGCTCGACCGGCTCAAGCCCGGACCGGTCATGGTGGCTGACAAGAAGATCGCCTGGCCCAGCCAGCTCGCGATCGGCCATGACGGCCAGGGCAACTCCCTGGAGCACATCCGGCACATCATGGGCGAATCGATGGAGGCGCTGATCCATCACTTCAAACTGGTCACCGAAGGCTTCCGGGTCCCGGTCGGTCAGGTGTATTCCGCCGTCGAGTCACCGCGCGGCGAACTCGGAGTCCACATGGTGTCCGACGGCGGTACTCGCCCCTACCGCGTGCACTATCGAGATCCCTCGTTCGCCAACCTCCAAGCGGTGCCGATCATGTGCGAAGGCGGCATGGTCGCCGATGTCGTCGCTGCTGTCGCCAGCATCGATCCGGTCATGGGCGGGGTCGATCGATGA
- a CDS encoding glutathione peroxidase → MDAFDFTVIGSNGQAVDLNDYRGQVLLIVNTASKCGFTPQFAGLEQLWQDFGDRGLTVLGFPCNQFASQDPGTDSEIVEFCQVNFGVTFPMMAKIDVNGKDADPLFQWLTAEAPGLMGSKRIKWNFSKFLVGRDGQVIKRYAPNDEPAGLADDIEAALAESAAA, encoded by the coding sequence GTGGACGCTTTTGATTTCACCGTGATCGGATCCAACGGCCAGGCGGTAGACCTGAATGACTATCGAGGTCAGGTGCTGCTCATCGTGAACACCGCGAGCAAGTGCGGGTTCACCCCGCAGTTCGCCGGACTTGAGCAGTTGTGGCAGGACTTCGGCGATCGTGGTCTGACCGTCTTGGGTTTCCCCTGTAACCAGTTCGCATCGCAGGACCCCGGCACCGACTCCGAGATCGTGGAGTTCTGCCAGGTCAACTTCGGCGTCACATTCCCGATGATGGCCAAGATCGACGTCAACGGGAAGGACGCGGACCCCCTGTTCCAGTGGCTGACCGCTGAAGCACCCGGCCTGATGGGCAGCAAGCGGATCAAGTGGAACTTCTCGAAGTTCCTCGTCGGCCGTGACGGGCAGGTCATCAAGCGGTACGCACCCAATGACGAACCTGCGGGACTCGCCGACGACATCGAGGCCGCCTTGGCCGAATCAGCGGCTGCCTGA